The genomic DNA AGTATTTTGGATCCACTCTGGATGCATGTGTCCCCCGCTGCGCCTCAGGAAGAGTTTTTGGAGTTTCCTGTCTGACGCAAGAACGGAAcctgggcacaggcagcaccCCCAGCACCGGAGAAGAAAGCCAGgagccaggtcctgccctggCTCAGAGAGCCTTCCACCTTCCTTTTCTTGCAGAGAAGCACGCAGAAGGCTGTCTCTCCTCTTGCTGCATGAGCTACGCTATCTTTTGTTGCATCTGCTGCCCAGTTGGTGCCTGTGAAGCGTGTCACACACAAGCAAATCCCTGGCACCGCATAAGGAACCCGCCGCTTTCAGCGTGCCATTTGTGCGAGCACACATCGTATGGCCGTGGAGTGGAGGAGGCTGAACTCAGCTGGGGATTAAAATCAACAGAGAAGCATGGCAAATACTGCCAACAAATACAGAAGCGGAGGCGAATTCAGAGCACTCACTATGGGCTCTCGGTGGATCACTGCAGACCTCGTTTAGAAGCTGGATAGCCAATGGCTACCACTGCACTGGAAACCATAACAGCACGTTTACGAGGGGGAAATGGAGCTTATGCAATTACTTTGCAGACATGTGGCGAACGGTTACTACTGAAAATAGTTCAGACCTCAAAGACATCCTTTCCTGAGCTGGCCATGCTGATTTCCAGACACGTGGCAGAGCCGTTTTTgcagctccccccacccacaGGCACGCAGCCCTTACCTTATAGAAGACATCAGGCACATACTGCTCGCTGCTGGACTCCTTGGCATAGCCCAGCTCCGGCGCATCTCGGCAGGGCAGCAAACACTCATCTCGAACCAGCGCCATGCACTGATTCGAGACCTGGTACCCCTCGAAGTGGACCTGGTTGTCGGGACCACCTGGAAGAGAAGAGGCCGGTTAAAAATCCCAGAGGAAGGCGATTTGCACAGCGTAACCCAGAGAGGAACATCTCAAAGAGCAACATGAAACATGACGGTCTTGCTAAGGGCGAAGAATGGCGAGATGAAACCGCTGGTGCTGCCGCATGGGAAGTACTTCTAGGCTAGAAACCCCTCTAAGCTCTACATTTATTTagtaaaacacattttcacagcTAGCCTAAAAGCACAGACCCCCGGAGCGACAGCATGAGCGTTCTACCAGGAGCTTAGAGGCAAAGCTGCCCTTTTGGCAGGCTCCTGATAGCATccccccccgctgccctgcgGGTATCTTCTCTCTTTCAGAACAAAACCCAGGCACACAGCTCCCGTCAGCCCATTTCATTTCCAAGGAACCATGAGCTGAGGATTCAGGGTTGGTCCCAGTAATGTCaggcacaagaagaaaaagtgttttctcagCCCGTAATGGATGGCTCGGTGGAAATCTGACATGGAAAGTGGAAATTAAGACCCTGGCTCACTGATAGATCACATGCTTGGCGCTTTAATTTGGATAATGTAAGCAACATCAGGTCATATGTCATTAGAATACAACTGGAAAGAGAAGATACAGACAGATGGTAGGAAAACGTTACTATTTCCAAACCTAGGAATTCAGGAGGGGATAGGAATTAATCCGTGCAGAGGATTTAAAGGCAAAGTTGATGCAAACTATCCAAATGTATTTATATGGCACAAAAGGAAGGAATCAAGTGTTTAAATAGAAACCTGATGGGCTGATTTAACAGAAGAGAATGAAATTATCtggaacagaaaagaggaaatattcGTTTTCTCCTCTTTGATCTCTAACCTCAATCACTCACTGCTCCAGAACAAACACTCCTAGAAATTAAACATAGACCAAGACACGGGGAAAGCCTGAAAAAAGCTAGCCATCATTTTCTCCGTAAAACaccttgtttgaaaaaaaatcgaaataaaggaaaaaaaaaaagagtgagcgAGATATACATCTATCTTTAATGAAAGATGGATGCGTTTAGCAGTCTGGAATGTACGGGCAGCTGTCTGATTGCACGGGCCTGTTAACTGAAAGAGAGCATTTTCGCTGAAAAAAAAGCTCCGGGAACATTTACAAAACCTGGGCTCAGAGGAGGCAATATAATATCACACTTTCAGTTTTCACATTGGATGCTATTTGGAAGTCAtgcgttttgttttttgggtttttttttttttttttttttttcattgtgttaaACAGACCCAGAACCCAGCGTATCTGCTCCAGGGAAATTTTAAATGAACGCATGTGTCATCCCACGGAGAGCAGCAGACTGAACTTCTAACACTACAACTCTCCCAGCACGTGCCAACATCTCCCCTCGCAGCCCGGGCAGCGCAGACCATTCCACAGCGCCTCAGAAACTCCCTGCAAAAACGGCTAAAATCAGAGGtgacaaagcaaagcattttgcaGCCTTCTCTGTTTAAttcaggcaaacaaacaaacaaaaaaaccccgtTTCCATGCACGGAAGAGCACAGCATCCTACGTAAGGGTTTCCCTGACAGCGACACAAGGGAGATAAAGGTCCCTCCTTTACGCTGAACCAGCCAGAGTAACTCTCAGGATCCGGATTGCCGTGGTTCTGCACTGCCGCTTTCAGGCAACAGAATTTGGAGCGTAAAGATGCGAAACAGAACAGTGAGCAACAGTTCTTCCCCTGGCTGCAGGCAAAAAATGCTTTCTGGATCTGAGAGGTGGAGGCTCCAGGTCTGAGCCTCAATTAAGTTTCCTGCAGGGGACAGGGTAAATAATTGCAGAGAAGATAacacaaagaatgaaaaagaattttactTGATAGAGCAAAGCAAAACCCTCGTTAAATAGGACAGATGGGGACCAGGACGTCTGACTTCTGGCAGAGCTGCATATTCTTCTTCTTCTATTAACAAGAGATAATTCATGTGTAACCAAGAGAGCTGGGGCAAGCCGAGGCCAGTTTATACCTGTAGCCACAACTGTGACAAACTTGGATCCAAAATGACCATCTGGAGAAAGGCGACAGATGTTGGGCTGCTGGTTCTGAAAGTTTCCAGCTGTGATGCACTCTTCTGCACTTAGATAATACGTGTCCTGAGGGAAGAGCAGAAATGTCAATAAAAAGGACAATGCGATGTAGCCTAGACCTATTTCCTTGGTCTGCAGCCAAAGAAAACTACCAACACCCCAGTAAAACATGCTTTCGTAGAACGTTGCTGCAGAGACTGGGAAAAGAATGTGACATGTCAGCTCTCCAGCCCCGAGCCTTGCTCTCGCCACAAGGACGGTCCCACTTCTAGTCCCACCCACCTttacacaccttttttttttttttttaaaaaaaaaaaaaaaaaaacaacccagggtTTCATTTTCCAAATAGGGATATCACTGATTTTAGAATTACAGGAAGCGGAGAAGGTCAGAGTCTGAGCCACGTATACCTCACCAAGCCCAGCCCACAGGAACATCCTCTGGCTGAGTCACTTTTGCTCCCTGAGCCCGCACTTcaccccaccccactccctcCACTCCACTGAATTCCCTGAAACCACGAGCGGCGTTTTCTGAAACTAGAGTGGGCGAAGGACCGCGGGCAGCTCTGCGTGCTACCCAAACAGCTTCAAACCCCGAAGAGTGCTCTTGGAGCTCAAGCTCCTTTTCCTGCAGAAGCTTCTGAAAACCCACATTTCACAAGAATTCCAGTCCCGGCGTCACCTCCAGCCCTGCGCTGCCCTGGCTCCGGACTCAGCTTGGCACAGCCAGCCTTTATGCGGTTACACAAACCCCCAGCGCCAGCAGCTGGAATTAGACGCACACTTGAATCTCACCTTGTTTCTGCTGTATCGAACAGTCCCTTTCCGTGTGTCTTCAGAGACCAGATCAGTAAATATCCAGCCAACCTATAAAGAAGTGTTATGGAGAGagttgctttaagaaaaaaaggaaaaaaaaaaaaaaacaaaccaccaaaaccaaaccagaagagAGCTTATACATTTCTCCTAGCAGGACAAGATGTTCTTGGCTGCTCGCACGGCCCTGCTGTATGCTGCCTGAAGGAAATGGCTCTCCCAGCTGTGCCGGGCTCATTTGAATCCGATTTCCAGGAGCAGCATGCCAGCTGGCCGGTCGGGGGCACCTGCAGCTTTATGTTTCACTATGGaatattttttcatggaaagatCTGGAGGCTGCAAGAGGCCTCTCAGCCGCTACCTCCTCCCACCCACAGCAAAAAGCATTTCCTATTGAGCgtggagagcagagcagcagcggcagcgccAGCAGATGACAAAGCAGCTCACATGATCTCATTTTGAAGCTCGCAGTCGCTAGTTAAGATAAAGCTCATATGTTCCCACCGGAGTATGATTCATTCCAAATCAGAGCCCGCTCCCATCCAAAAAACACATTCCTGCTTTCTGCATTGTTTGCACATAGGAGTAGAGATGTGTACACACACACCGCTGCGTGAACCCTTCTACACACACGTGCTGCAAACAGCCAGGAGCTCCCACAGCATTAACCCTTCTGAGGAAGAGCCGCTGAGCCAGACTCCCAGCAGAGCTCAGACAGACAAAAACCCGCAACCAGCAGCAAGTTAACGTGTTAAGTCACATTGATTAAAAATATCTGATGCgagaagcagaggaaaagcatggaaataaataacacacacacagaagctTTGCTTCAGACACTGGCAAAAGGCGAAAGATCTTATCTTCAGAGAACAAAAGACCTCACCACAGATGTTTATAGTCTACTGTACTGAGccttttctcatttgtgttttctttagcaAGTCAAATCTTGTTTGTGTACATCTCATTCCTGGCACTCGCACAAACCAAAAGATTTCCCTAACCAGAAAATATCAGCACAGGTTTGAGAGATGTCGGCGAACCAGCGGATCGCAGTGCCCGTGTGTCCTGATCGGGCAGGAGGGGAACACGACGGCTCGGCTGCTGGGGGACCAGCACCTCTAAATGAACGCACAGACGAACTCGCCGCCTGCCTGAGCGGCACCGAGAGACAGGATCCCACAGAGGAGAATAAAAAACAAGCTCCTGGAATTGGCGCACCAATTCTGtcaaaatgaagaacaaattcGGAAGGCAACTCCAGCTACATCTGCGCCAAATTAGCACTCACCGGGGAGATGCTACCAGGAATGGCTGctatctgaggagaaataaagagaaaatcgTGTTTCTGCTTCTTTGCTACTCCCTTTGATGTCATTCATGACAGAGGACTGCTGACTTCAGCTGCACAGCCCCGCTAGATGCTTGTGCTCAGGAAAatgctcttgttttgtttttcatcccTAAAAGCCTAAGAGCTACCAACACGTAAACTACATTTCAGGTATGCCCAAACGGTCTTGAATAACCCCGTGAAGCTGAAGAGAACTGCCGACGATATTCTTCATCGCCAAACAAAGACGCATGAGATCCAACAACATCCTAACCTTTCTCAGTCCAAGCTTTGCAGCGATCTCATCCACGACCTCGGCTTTTGGATCTTCCAGGATCTCCAGGCTGTTCTGCGTACCaatctgcagtaaaaaaaaactCGCAAGTaagacagaacaggaaaaaacacagTACACAGCCATTGTCAGGAGTGAGGCAGAGGTCTGGGTTTCCCCTTTGGCATTACGACTGACCGGTTTCACCCCAGAGACCTCGTCTACTCACAGACCCATCCTGTCGGAGCTCTTCAGCTAAGTTTGCAAACTACATCGGGGTTTATGAATGAAAGACTCGGCATTTACAAACAGGCCATTGCTGTTTCCGAGCACTTTGGAAAAGGTGAGAGGTTGTGTAATTTTTCCAAAGCTCTGCGTTCAACCTGCCAGTTTTGCACCGTCGTTGCATTTGTTTGAATCTTTGAGCAGCGGAGAGGCAGAAACCCAGTGAATCCAAGAGCCCAGGCCTTCCTCCCGCGCTCTGGAAAACGCGGCTCCATCTGGGTGTGTTTCAGAGGCAAAAGCTTTCTCGTGCGGGGAGGTGCCGTGCCAAGAAGCGCAGCAGAGACTGCTTGCCAGGAGAGCAAAAGCTTCCTCGCTTTTACCGTGCACAACTAGAAGCATATGAACTTCCAAAGCAGGGGCTTAAGAGTGATACTGAAACAATGGAGGGCACGGCTCTGCTCAcattggaaagaaagggaagaaattatAAAAAGCTGCTCTCACGCACACACTCCCAAAGATCCATTTGTTCTTTTCCACTGACAAATCTGTTGCATTTGACTCTAGCAACACTGCAAAGATCatcaagaggaagaaaacatatcACCCACCACGATGTGTTTGTACACACAGTGTCTGCACTTAGAAAAGTGACTTTGATCATCGCCAAAGCAGCCAGTAGGCAAACTCAAACTTCAAGCCGAGCCTTGTGTTGTGGGCAGAGtggcttttccatctctgttttcaGCTCTCTGACACCAAATTCAGCTTTTGGGTTGCCCGGGAGGCTGCAGGCTCCTGGAGCAGCTCGGCGGTGCTGAGCGCGGTGCCGTGCACCATCTAGTGGGGACTCCGCCACTCCAAGGCATCAGATCtcatcctcagcctctccaccacagcagcagACTTTATTTTTGTCTAATTAAGCGGCTTAAATTTTCCCAGAAAGCTGATAAGAAATTGAAGCAAGGGccgcaacttttttttttcctagtatggAATTTGTTTTCAAGCTGTTCTGTATCACAACCTTGGAAATTCACCCATCAAGGAAACATGTAAAATGAAATCTACTGTTATGAAGTCTCTCTATCTTTAAATCATAAGAGCACAGagtaatgcaaaagaaaatgtaaaaataacaaaaaacaatTCTGGGTTTTAAAAGTCTTCCAGTGGCAACAACACACACGAAGACATAAGTCACAACATCTTTTTCATGGGACCGTTTTCCTTATGGAGCTGCAGTTGGAAATACTGCATCAGGTTTcccaaacaaaaatgcaaaaacgTGTTTCCCCGTTACCTTTACAAGTTGACGCTGACACCACGGCACCCAGCTCTTACCTGCGGGGGTTCGTAGATGGCAGCGACCTCGGCCCGGATGCCCAGAGGGATGTCTTTGTGCTCGGTGTACCGGCCATACAGATACCCAAGATGTTGGTTTCCTGTCTTCCGCCAGAAGTCTAGGAAGCGATCTGCAATTGTGTGGTTCTCAAACATGATGTTGTCAACATGCCTGTATTTCTGTTTGACAAAGTTCAAGCGTCAGGCCATCCTCCACTAAGTCCGTTCAGTTTGCCCATCGCCAACACCTTCCCCAGAGAGTCCCCGCTGCTGGGACACACCACCCCTCACAGCGGAATCCTGCCGGAGCAGGGACACGGTTAcctgctccctccctctcccctctgctgcctccagcacctcTCCCTGCCCGGCACGCAGAACCCACCACAGGCTGGAGTGTGGGGAAGTGCTGAGCACCACCAGCACCCCATTAGTTTGGCTTCTTTACCAGCGCCCTTACCCCAAGAGCCtttgcaacaaaaaaaccccagtgaaatttaagaggaaacaagaagaaacagcgGGTGGCCTTTTGGATCCCATGAGAAAAAAGAGTGGAGATTCATCGCTAGCGGTGCCAGCTCAGATGTCCTCCACGTTAAGAGGAAACTGCTGAGGCAGATACATTTTGGAGTCCTTTTCTGCAAGGACTGAAGACCTTAACAGCCATTTCCCCAACAACTGCCAATACGCAAAGGCTTCTTGCTCCAAATTGGCCGTTCTTGAAGTTATCTCTCCAAAAATAAAAGTCAAGTCCCTTCTCAGCTGTAAGCAGAAGGGCTCCTGCGAGCTCCGTCTCACCTGTCTATTGAGAGTGATGGCACTTGGCTGACACTTTGTGCAAATGCCTTCTGGCCAAGGAGGGTGCCCTTCACAGCCCGATTTGATCTTGCAGCTGATGTTTTCCAGGGCAACAAATTTTCCCctgcaagaaggaaaagagaCGGCTGCTGTTATCACGGTAAAGGCTTCTCAAAAAAAGCAAGTGGCTAGTAATATCACAGAGGaagcagggcagaggagaggcagcGGCACCAATGCTTTGCACCTTCAGAGGATCTCAAACCAAACTCCCTTGGTGGGATGCTCCGCTCCTGTGGTCCCCAAGTAACCTCTGCTGCCCACTTTGCGAGGGAGGTCAAGAGGCTGACATGTGGTCCCCGACTCAGCTCCGAAGCAGACGTTCGAGcaagagcagagacagaaaactCACGGGAACCTGCTTAAATAATTTACGCAGCACGTGGGAAATAATAGATTATACTGCTAGGGCAAATCAGAGCTCCTTTCATGTGCACGAGGCTTCCTGCAAAGGGAAGTTCCCTTCAAATCAAAGTATTACAGAATTGAGCTGCATCTCACAAAGACATTACAAAAATCCCAGCGGCATTTAGGAACAGGAGGGAGAAGGTTACACCTCTGCATAACTTTATTTAGAGGAGCTGCGTTTCAGAACACAGTGGGTTCCCCGACATCACCAAAGGGGACTTCAGATCCTTCGCTGCACACGTGCGCCCCAGCGAggcataaagaaataaatacttctttCAGCACtccctctctgctcagcacttgtCTGGCCCATGTCAGCACAGCGTCCTCCGCCCCAGCGCGGGGcaggacgccctcttttcccGTTGGTGGGCGGTGAACTACGGCCCCACGACAAGAAAGCTTTTCACTGAGGACACATAGAGCACGGGACAGAGCGGAATCAGGCCCCGAGGAACGTTAGGCTCATCTTTCTGTCCTATTCGCATCTGCAGGTAAGAAAAGCCACTCATGAATAAAAGCTGCCCAGGTCCACCACAGTCGCGGTGCCTCTCCACGAGGTTTGAGACCCAGGCTTGGAGTTTGGTGTAATTACGGAACCTCCTTCCTTCCATCTGGCCTTCTCCCCCCATGTTACCTGGAAGCAATTACATTgccacagtaaaataaaaaaagaaaagaaaaagacagatttaatttaatatttttttcctgccttttggttgtttttttcttttttcttttcttttttttaacgtgttgtttttctcctcagtttGCCATTCGACAGTTGTATCCAACACTACTCCAGTGAGATGCGTCTGtactttcatttgtattttaaaaaagaagctcCAAATAGATTCCCTTAAACACGGAGATTTTCTTACTTGTCTGCCCCTCCGGTCAGCTTCCTGATGTAGGCATGGAACGACATATGCTTCACAGGAGGTTCCAGATGGTTTAAATAATCCTCATCAAAAGGCTGCCAAAAACACCACACAAAGAAAAGCCAGGTCAGACACCTGTCTGATAATACATTGATCACGAAACAAATGGATGTTCTAGAGTCAACCCCACTGGCTCTCAATGTGGAAACAATCAAGAAAATTTAGGCTCATTTTCAAGGCAGCTACTACTGTGATAGAAACAGTGGGGCTGTACAACAGCGAGTTTTATTATCGCCTCCTACTTTTATAACAGATTGGCTCCACAAATCAGAACGAGCCTCAAAggcaaaatgctttttcctttcaatatctaacaacaaacaaaaagcccagctGCTCAAACAAGGCCAAAGAACTTCCAGAGCACACGGCAGGGAGCCGGGGAACAGCCATTCTGGCTCGCAGCGACTTTTGAGGGATCACTTCTTCGTGCCGTAAATTATTTAGCTTAGCACGTTTGTAGGCGTTACTAAAGCTGCCTTCAACCTGAATAATACGTGGTTCAACTGAGAAGCGCTGGGATCCATGAGAGGGGATGAAACGAGAAGATCCAGGCAAGAGTGAAGAGGGAGGAAAACCGGAGCTTTTCTAAAGCACTTTCTGTTAAACCCATTACTGCAGAAAACCAGAGCGTTAACCAGAATAAACCCAGGGTCATGAAGGCCTAGAGCTTTAGCGAGCCGGGATGTGAGCCGGCACCTTTGCCAGTGCACGGCAGGATTCTGACCCAGAGCTGCTATCTCTATGTGGGCATCGCTCCGAGAAAAAGCGTTGATGCTGGAAGAAACCGAATCCAAGAGGACGTGCTTTTTGTGTGACTTCTGAGAGTACCTTCTCGGGGCTCTTACCTCCAGTGGTACGCAATGCACGCATTTACCCAAGGGGCCATGGCGACACCTatgcaaacagaaagagaagtagCGTCGTATCTTATTTAATAATGCAAAAGTCAGACTGTAAAAGTTGCTCTACACTAACAGTTTTGGTGCGGAAGATCTGTGCAATCGTACGGCTCTGAGCAACTCTCCGCCCACCAGGGAATATTACAGAGGGGTCACCGCAAGATAATTCCACATAAAGAGACAGTGACAGCTTCAGGTTAAACCTGAGAGTCCCAGGTCAAGACCCAACCCTCCCGATGTCCGTGTCCCTGGCAAGCGGCTCCGCTCCCTGAAAGACCACGTGAACCCACGTCAGGTCACAGCTTCTCAAGTTTTACAACTTGGGTTGCGTTTCAATTCAAAGAATTTGAAATCTACGTCACAGGGCTGGCCTGTGTGGTTTTAACAAAAAGACAACCAAAACATTCATCCTTTATCAGGCACTAGAGGATGGTCTGCAACAGACAGGGAAGGATGTGTTTATCGGACAGATAAAGACCTGCTGGGTAAAGTTacaaaacagaggggaaaacGTCTCCTTTGAGGCGATGGCTTTAAAAAAGAATGCgaaacaacaaaaaattcccTCCACACCTCTGCCCCAGCACCAGGTCAGCACGAGTTTCCAAAGGAAGGCCTCTAGAGAGGAGCGTGGATGTTGGCTCTTGCAAAGACAAAATGGATGGGATCTAGTTGCAGCATTGCTTTTAACAAAGTATTGTGGCAGCTAATGTACATAAAGGACCACTAAAGGCTGCTAATGCACTCAGCCGAACGCCAGCATCCCTCCGTGTTTAGATTGATATGCACTCACAAACACAGGAACAAGCCCAGACACACTCTTTTTATCATAAATATCCACCACTGTGCTTTGGCTCCCTGCTAAGAACAATACCttcatttattcttttgaaaaatgtggtCAAGTTAAAGACAATGTTTTTGCCATGGAGTGGTGGGTTTCTGCCTTTATTGTTTCAATAATGTGACATTTCCCTCGTTTATCATCGGCCTGAAAAGGTTAGATAGGATTTTCCACGTAAAGGCTACGTCTTTCCAAACTTCCTCGCTGCTGCAGCACTAAAGATAAACCATATGGAAGACAACACAATGGGGAAGGGCGAGCtattctgtttgaaaaataattcctggttgcctttaaaattttcactcaCGCCCTTTCAGAAGTTTCTTTGCAGAGGGGTCCAGCCCCAAGCCAACAACCAGTACAGACACCAGGCCAGGAGCCAACTGGGACGTCGTTAACGATGAGCAATAAAAAACAACCATCCAGACAGAGGACATTTTAGCAGCATCAGTGTAGATTTATGGTGGTATTAACTCACCATTGTGTTATTACTTTGACAAAAAAATACAAGCTGCTTTGTTTACCTAAGCCTCTTGCAGCTAAAAGTTTTGGCAAAGCTCGACTTTGTTGCATTTCTGTGAGCGAAATGGACTCCCTGGTTTGACAGAAAGGTTCGAAAGGCACGTGATGGAGAGGAAGCCAAAAAGGAAGCAGGCAGAGACCCAAGTCCCACTTCTACGTCCCTGCCATTGGATATTTCTACTCATTCCCTtcacttctgtgtttttcctttatGAGGAATGGTTGGATCTGAAGACACAGAAGTGCTCCAGCTCGGGACGTCTTGGGTGAGGTGCCACACGTGGGCCAAAGACGGGGAAGCAGCGTTGTGCCGGCTCTGCCCAAGCAGGGAGAGACCGCAGGGCAGCCAGGGAAGGTGACAGAGCTCGGGTCTCCACGCTGACAGAGGAGCTGCCTCCGATttagaaaacaaacccaccctCGCTGCTCACCCACCGTGGCTGGGTGACACTGAGGCAGCAGCTCGGGCTGAACTCGTGTTTCCCTGCGAGGTGGGGACCTGGCCCCGCCACCCGTCACCTCAGGACCCAAACAACGGGGAGCAACATATTGAGACCATATGGAACAGAAGCTACTGCAGACAGCAGGCTCCTGCTTATTAAGCAATATGCCACACACAGAGCATAACTCAGTATTTCTACACAGCACCGGCTGCCAGGACATCCCAGGGAAGAATTCAAAGTATTCATTTTAATCTAGAGAGCTCCAAATGTTTTAGGAGCACAAAATATACGATCACAAGTCCCATAGCAGGGGCCACCTTGATCAGAACAATAGATGCTCTGAGTGAGTCCTTCCTGGCAAAGACCCTGGGATTTTGGTATCTGCTTCCTTCCTCGCCTCACCAGAGCTCGATTTAACCTTCCAGGACAATGGCAAGGGCTGTTTTCCCTTGTGAACATTGCAAAGGCAGCCAGGGATGGAGCAGTGACTCGGAGGGCAGTTCCCATAGCACGTTTCCTGGCTGCTGGTTTCAGACGATGTTACAAGCTCTGGTGAGGCACGGATGCatcaacagaaacaaaatccacCCGTACTTACAGCTGTTGGTCTCGGTTTCGGTAAATCTTCCCATCCTGTTTGATCAGATACTGGTCAATCTCATCTTCCACCACCTGGGGGGCCCCCACAGGCCGCAAACCCTGGGAGACAGAGGTGTCCATGATCTCTGAGGAGGAGCCAGCTGGGCTCGAGGGGTAGAGAAACAGCATATCCCCATGCCTACGGGTGTGGAAAAACAACACACGGGCATCAGTAGTTGCTCCTGGGTAGCAAACCTCCCGGCTCATGGAGGAACGCATAATTATCACAAACTACACACAGACTAGCAAACACGGTAGTCTGAAGCCATTCCTCTAGCCATCTTTCTGCTGCTTGGGTCATTTGCACAATAACAGCAAATCTTTTCATCAGGAGAAGAGACCGAGgggaaaaggtgaagaaaaaggagaaaggaagagagagaagcaacagctccagcagggaaaAGGACTAGCGCGGATCCCTCAAGTCACAGCCTTCCCAAGGCAGCTGCCAGCGCTGACACATTCAAGTGACAAGTTGCGCGCGGTGGTAACAGCTCTTGTATTTTTAACCACTTTAAGATTATTCTTGACATGAACAGAATGGAGACGTTCCCAACCAAACGTGAAGCGATTGCGCCATTTGGCACCTCTGACCTCCCTCGGCGCCTGGCTACGGGAGGCAGGAACCCTGGCTTCTGCCCAGAGGGTTACCACACTCTGGCGCTGATGCAGGAAAAAAGGCTCGTGTGAGCGAAAGCAGGGACGAGGGACCTTGCTGCAGGCTGCACACGAGCAACCAGGAGGCCTGCTGCTGCCTCACCACAATGAGCAAACACAAGGCAAGAAGTTGACCTAAGAAACGGCTGCCACAGCCTCGCCTGTAGTCAATTTGATCGCCCCCGTTTCGGCACATCAGCCGAGCTTGCCCCTTCCCATAGTCGGTGACAGCTGAAAGCCAGGGGCTGACGTAAGGTGAGCCTGCCTTATGCTGGCCAGCTCAGAGGGAAGAGATCAGGCCAGCTCAGGGAAGAGGCACCCCGTTGTACAAAGCCCCTCCTCCACCCTCAGCCCGCTCTGTCAGGACTCACTTGATTTTCAGTAAGTTGAGGGATTTGTTTTGTGAGGCTGTGATCTCTCCTGTCCTGTTTCTATTGGTGTAGACAGAAAACCCATTATTCCTGAAACCAAATTCTTTCGCAAcctgaaagagagagaagaatggCAAGGTGTAAGACACATCACACACCCAGGCAGATGCTGAAAACGGCTAAGAGCAAGCAAGAAGTCTGGGAACTTCTATTGCAAAACT from Rissa tridactyla isolate bRisTri1 chromosome 15, bRisTri1.patW.cur.20221130, whole genome shotgun sequence includes the following:
- the NPLOC4 gene encoding nuclear protein localization protein 4 homolog; amino-acid sequence: MAETIIIRVQSPEGVKRITATKRETVATFLKKVAKEFGFRNNGFSVYTNRNRTGEITASQNKSLNLLKIKHGDMLFLYPSSPAGSSSEIMDTSVSQGLRPVGAPQVVEDEIDQYLIKQDGKIYRNRDQQLCRHGPLGKCVHCVPLEPFDEDYLNHLEPPVKHMSFHAYIRKLTGGADKGKFVALENISCKIKSGCEGHPPWPEGICTKCQPSAITLNRQKYRHVDNIMFENHTIADRFLDFWRKTGNQHLGYLYGRYTEHKDIPLGIRAEVAAIYEPPQIGTQNSLEILEDPKAEVVDEIAAKLGLRKVGWIFTDLVSEDTRKGTVRYSRNKDTYYLSAEECITAGNFQNQQPNICRLSPDGHFGSKFVTVVATGGPDNQVHFEGYQVSNQCMALVRDECLLPCRDAPELGYAKESSSEQYVPDVFYKDIDKFGNEITQLARPLPVEYLIIDITTTFPKDPVYTFSISQNPFPIENRDVLGETQDFHSLATYLSQNTSSVFLDIISDFHLLLFLVTNEVMPLRDSISLLLEAVRTKNEELAQTWKKSEQWATIEQLCSTVGVQISGLQEYGAMGGSTHAVSAAMWACQHCTFMNQPGTDHCEMCSLPRT